ATAACTCAGGGTCTCCTACAGTAAAAAAAGGAATCAACGCACAGCGTTGTTGGGATGTTAATGATGCAAATACTTGTTCTATTCGTGACACGGTCTTTATCCTATTTTTGCCAAGTTCTAAAGTGTAATGCCACTGCGCTCTGCCACAGTGGCCATGTCCTTATCACCACGACCAGAGAGGTTGACGAGTAAAACCTTATCACGACTCATACCAGGAGCGATTTTCATGGCGTGGGCTAAGGCATGACTAGATTCCAAGGCAGGAATGATTCCTTCCATGCGACATAAATCATGGAAAGCTTGCAGAGCTTCGTCGTCATTCACTGCTACATATTGTGCGCGACCACTGTCCTTAAGCCAGGCATGCTCAGGGCCAACACCTGGGTAATCAAGGCCCGCTGAAATAGAATGGGTTTCAACAATCTGACCATTATCATCTTGCAACAGATAGGTACGGTTGCCATGCAAGACACCAGGAGTTCCTGCAGACAAGGAGGCAGAATGACGGCCAGATTCAATTCCTTCCCCCCCCGCCTCAACACCAATTAAAGCCACGTTAGTCTCATTAATATAGGGGTAAAAAATCCCCATGGCGTTAGATCCCCCGCCCACACAAGCTAATACCGCATCAGGCTGGCGGCCAATCATATCAGGCATTTGTAAGAGACACTCACGGCCCACCACAGCATTAAAGTCACGCGCCATCATAGGATAGGGATGAGGACCTGCGACGGTACCAATAATATAAAAAGTGTTATGGACATTAGTCACCCAGTCACGCATAGCCTCATTGAGAGCATCCTTTAGCGTTCGTGAGCCACTTGTGACAGGAATCACCTCAGCGCCTAATAATTTCATGCGATACACATTTTGCGCTTGTCTTTTCACATCCTCCGCACCCATATACACCACACATTCCATGCCATATCGAGCAGCCACCGTAGCTGTCGCTACGCCATGCTGGCCAGCACCTGTTTCAGCGATAACCCTAGGTTTACCCATGCGTTTGGCCAACATCGCTTGGCCTACGGTATTATTAATTTTATGGGCACCAGTGTGGTTTAAATCCTCACGTTTGAGATAAATTTGTGCCCCACCAAGATGTTCAGACATACGTTTAGCATGATAAATAGGGCTCGGACGACCTACATAATGCTTTAATTCATAAGCTAGTTCCTGTTGAAACGCTGCATCATCGCGAACAAATAAATACTCTTTTTTTAAGCTCTCAATGGCTGCAATCAGCGTTTCAGAAACAAACGTTCCCCCGTAGGGTCCAAAATGGCCATCTTTACTGGGCATATCATACGGCTTCATTTCTCGCTCCTTGTATAAATGCTTGGCATTTATTAATATCCTTAATTCCAGGGCTCTGCTCAACGCCACTACTGACATCTACCGCCCAAGGTTTCACTGCTTTAATTGCTTGCCCTACATTCTCTGGTGTCAGACCACCGGATAGGATAATTAGTTTAGATAACTCCCTGGGAATTAACCGCCAATCAAAGGTTCTACCCGTCCCACCCGGCACCCCCTCTTGATAAGCATCCACTAATAAGGCTTTGGCTGTATTAAAGTCAACTGTATATTGTACCAAATCAACGTCTTCTTTGACGCGTATTGCTTTAATATAAGGTCTTTTAAATTGCTGACAGAAGGCAGGACTCTCGTCGCCATGAAATTGTAAATAATCGAGCGATACCTGCTCTAAAATCTGCCATACTTGTTCGGTAGTATGATTAACAAATAATCCAACACTGCTCACGAAGGGGGGCAGCGCATCAACAATGGTTTGAGCAGTTAACCGGGACACCCTTCTTGGACTTTTCTCATAAAACACCAAGCCGATCGCGTCTGCTCCCGCTTTCGCGACAGCGCGAGCTTGATCAACATCAGTGATACCACAAATTTTTATACGCATACCGATTGGCCTTAAGGTTCATTCACGAAAAAATAGGGACGACATTGCGTCTGAGGCAGTTGCCAATGCTCAGCGTATTCTATTTGGCTTAAATATAATCCTTGAGGAGAGAAAGTGGGGGCTGCTAAGGTTCTGTTTTTTTGTTCAATCAGCGTGTTCATCCACTCACTTTCATGACGACCCTGGCCAATGTCCACCAAACTACCCACCAAATTACGTACCATATGATGTAAAAAGGCATTAGCCTTAAACACCAACTGAATGAGCACACCATGGCGAACAAGATAAGCCTCATACATGGTACGCGTGGCTGTTTTGGCTTGACACTCACTACTCCTAAAGGCGCTGAAGTCGTGTTCACCCTGTAAATAACTCATCGCCCTGTGCATATTGTCCACATTAAGTGGGGTATGGATCCATCCCACATAATGAGCGGCTATAGCAGGTCTAACCGAGTGTGGGTAAAGCCAGTAATGATAAGTTCTTGACAGCGCAGAAAATCGAGCATGAAAACCCTCATCAACCACTCTGGCCCAGAGTACGCTGATATCCTCAGGCAAATGACTGTTGACACCCCTAACCCAGGCCTGTTCAGGGCGTTGAGCGTTGGTATCAAAGTGAACAACTTGCGCAAGGGCGTGAACCGCTGTATCAGTACGTCCGGCACACACAGTATGAACCGATTCTCCTGCAATCATGGAAACCGCTTGATCGAGAGTCGATTGAATCGCACGCCGTTGGGGCTGTTTTTGCCAACCACAGAATTGTTGACCATCATACTCAATACCCAGAGCAATTCTCATGGATTGTTTTGAATACTGTACTCAAGTAACTGTAGAGCAATTTTTTGTTGCGGTAAGCTGCCTTCAGCCATGACTCGTTTAATGGCTTCACGAACCGCTTGACTGTCTTGACGCCAGGCGCTAAATCTTGCTATCAACAAACACTGCTCTAGAGTCAAATCAACAATCGACTGAGGGAACACGGGCTCTTGAACAGTATCGGGCGGCAAAGAGGGGAGGTCTGGGACCGTCTGCTCAACAGCCATGAGTTGTTGTGACACTATCCCATCAATTTTACTAGCTAGAGGAAGACCTACTTCAGCCAACTCCTCCGCACTCAAACCCAAGGACTTTTCAAATAACTCATCATCGTTCCAATGATGCCGCTGATGAGCTACCGTCATCTTGGACAAGCGCCAGATTACAATGATCCCCACTACGAACAAAGCGCCCACAAAACCACCCACAATCAACTCACTGGGATGGTAGTAGCCCCAGTCATTGAGCGTACGCAATATTGATCGGCCCTGATCATCTTTGAGCCAGCTTGGGACATTATCGAGATTAAATTGCATTATTGTTTAACCACGATACGTAACATGCGGCGAAGCGGCTCCGCGGCCCCCCACAACAATTGGTCACCCACAGTAAAAGCGCCCAAATACTCAGCCCCCATAGCAAGCTTATGTAAACGCCCCACTGGTACCGATAAAGTACCAGACACTTGAGTGGGGGTTAATTGTTGCTCCGTTAACTCCCGATCATTAGCAATAACTCTCACCCATTCATTGGCATCAGCTATTAATTGCTCAATATCCTGCAAGGCAACATCTTTTTTTAATTTTATAGTGAGCGCTTGCGAGTGACAGCGCATGGCCCCGACACGAACACATAAACCATCTACCGGGATTGATCCTGCGTGTCGATAAGCGGGCAACCCTAAAATCTTGTTACACTCCGCGCCACCTTTCCATTCCTCTTTACTTTGTCCATACTCCACCGCCTTATCTATCCAAGGGATTAGACTGCCCGCTAAAGGCACTCCTCTGAAGTTCTCTGTGGGCATCTGAGGAGAACGTAAGGCTTCGGTGACCGAACGATCAATGTCAAGAATAGCTGAGGAAGGATCAGACAATAAGGCCGCAACAGATTGATGTAACACCCCCATTTGGCTCAGTAATTCGCGCATGTTTTGCGCGCCAGCCCCAGAGGCGGCCTGATAGGTCATAGCTGATACCCACTCCACTAGATTAGCCTTAAATAAACCGCCCAGAGCCATCAGCATTAAACTCACGGTACAGTTACCGCCGATATAATCACGAATCCCTTTATTCATTGCCTCGTCAATCATGGAACGGTTAACGGGATCCAAAATAATCACCGCATGATCATTCATGCGCAAAGTGGACGCGGCATCAATCCAGTAACCCTGCCAACCCCTTTTTCTCAAAGGAGTATGAATTGCCTCCGTAAAATCTCCCCCTTGACAGGACACTAATACATCCATTTGTGCGAGTTGCTCTATATTGTTGGCATCCAACAAGGGTTTAGCTGAGTGTTCTCCCACTGCAGGACCTAAAGATCCAGCCTGTGAGGTGGTAAAAAATACTGGCTCAATGTGATCAAAATCCTTCTCTTGCCTCATGCGCTCAAGAAGCACCGATCCCACCATGCCACGCCAGCCAACAAACCCAACCGTTAACATATCATCCCCCTAGTTATTATTTTTCAAGGCAGCAACCACGGCATCGCCCATGGCGCTGGTGGAGAGTATCCTCTCTCCAGCCTTGGCAATATCTTTGGTACGCATTCCTTGGTTAATTACCTCTTCAACGGCAAACTCCACCCGATCGGCTAAATCTTCGCGTTTTAGTGAATAACGAAACAACATAGCCAACGATAAAATCTGCGCTAAGGGGTTAGCTATTCCTTGCCCGGCGATATCCGGAGCACTGCCATGAATGGGCTCAAATAGTCCCTGCCCAGATTGATTTAAAGAGGCTGAGGGCAATAAACCAATGGACCCTGTCAGCATGGATGCTTCATCCGAGAGAATATCGCCAAACAAATTACCCGTCACAATCACATCAAATTGTTGCGGACGACGAATTAATTGCATGGCAGCATTATCCACCAACATGTGTGTCAGCGTCACATCAGGATATTCACGCGCGACTTCCATCACCACATCACGCCATAATTGCGTGCACTCCAACACATTCATTTTATCAACGGAACACAACATACCCCTTCTTTTTTGGGCTGCCTGAAAACCCCAATGGGCTACTCGTTTAATTTCATTCTCGTCGTAAGTCATGGTATTCACCCCAACTCGAAGTCCCTGTTCATTGGTATGAATACCTCGTGGCTCACCAAAATAAATATCACCGGTCAGCTCGCGTACAATCATCATATCCAGCCCTGCTACCACCTCTTTCTTCAAAGTAGAAGAATCAGCGAGCGCATCATAAACCTTCGCTGGACGTAGATTAGCAAACAAATCCATGGCTTTACGCAAACGCAAGAGTCCGCGTTCAGGACGTTTAGGGCGAGGAAGAGTGTCATATTGAGGGCCGCCAATGGCACCGAACAACACGGCGCTGGAGGCAAGACATAACTGTAGAGTGTCATCGGGTAAAGGATCATCATAAACCTCCACAGCTGCCCCACCCACTAAAGCCGTTTGGGTCTTAATAGGCTCGCCCTCGGCCACAAACAAATCGATCACTTTTTCCGCCTCAGCCATGATCTCAGGACCGATCCCATCACCAGGTAACAATGCAATATTCATTAACGATTAACTCCAAAAATCCAAGGCTCAGACTGCTGACGCTCAATCTCATAGGCCTTAATTTCATCGGCGTGACGCAATGTCAAACCAATATCATCAAAACCATTGAGTAAACAAAAACGACGGAATTCATCCACTTCAAAGGTAAAACTCTCGCCGTTCTCGGTTCTTACCTCTTGAAGATTCAAATCCACCGTAAGTTGATAATTCGGTGTAGATAGGACGGCTTTAAAAAGTTGGTCTACCGCTTCCTCTTTTAACACCACGGGTAAAATGCCATTTTTAAAACAGTTGTTGAAAAAAATATCAGCATAGCTCGGAGCAATTAAGGCCCGAATACCATAATCACTAAGCGCCCAAGGAGCGTGCTCACGACTTGATCCGCAACCAAAATTCTCCCGTGCCAAGAGAATACGTGCTCCTTGATATCGAGCTTGATTCATCACAAAATTCGGATTGAGAGGACGCTTTGAACAATCCTGTCCAGGCTGCCCCTCATCAAGATAACGCCAAGCATCAAAGAGATGGGGCCCAAAACCAGAACGGTGAATGGATTTTAAAAATTGCTTTGGAATAATGGCATCGGTATCCACATTAGATCGATCAATGGGCAACACCACACCGCTAACTTGTGTAAAGGCTTGCATGAATTCTTCCTTTATTTAATCAATGCTCTAACATCGGCAAAGTGGCCCGCCAGCGCTGCCGCTGCCGCCATCTGGGGACTAACCAAATGGGTTCTACTACCTGCTCCCTGACGGCCCTCAAAATTACGGTTTGAAGTGGAGGCACATCGCTCTCCCGGCGAAAGCCGATCATCATTCATACCCAAGCACATGGAGCAACCTGGGTTACGCCATTCAAATCCAGCCTCTTTGAAAATTACATCCAAGCCTTCTTGCTCAGCTTGGGCTTTAACAAGTCCTGAGCCTGGAACAACGAGGGCCAGCTTAATATTGGAGGCAATTTTTTTTCCTGTTAGCACCTGCGCGGCAGAACGTAAATCTTCGATACGTGAATTGGTGCATGAACCAATGAAAACTTTATCAATTGAAATGGAGGTAATAGGTTGCCCTGCGGGTAAATTCATGTAGCGCAAAGCGCGCTCCATCCCCTCACGACGAATAGGATCCTTCTCATCCTTAGGGTCCGGTATGGTGGCATTAATGGATACCACCATTTCTGGCGAAGTTCCCCAGGTAACTAAGGGCTCAATGTGCTCAGCTTGAAGAGTCACCTCCTTATCAAACAGAGCCTCTTCGTCACTTACCAAAGTTTGCCAATAACTCACAGCTCTTTGCCAAAGATCTCCCACTGGAGCGAAGGGTCGCCCCTTGATGTAATTGAGCGTGGTCTCATCCACGGCCACCATCCCAGCACGGGCCCCTGCTTCAATAGCCATATTACATAAAGTCATACGCCCTTCCATACTCAAAGAGCGAATAGCAGAACCGGCAAATTCAATGGCAAAACCGGTCCCTCCAGCGGTACCAATGTGACCAATAATAGCGAGAGCCATATCCTTGGCGGTGACGCCTTGACCCAAAGCTCCTTCCACTGAAACACGCATAGTTTTAGCACGTTTAGTAATCAAGGTTTGAGTGGCCATGACATGTTCAACTTCAGAAGTTCCTATACCCATGGCAAGTGCGGCAAAAGCGCCGTGGGTGCTGGTGTGTGAATCACCACATACCACCGTCATGCCGGGCAGTGTCGCCCCCTGCTCAGGACCTATAACATGAACAATACCCTGCCGAGGATCGCCCATGGGAAACTCTGTAATGTGGTGTTGTGCACAATTTTTATCCAGAGTATCCACCTGCAACCTTGAGATGGGATCGGCGATCACCTCATCTGAGGTGGTGGGCGTATTGTGATCAGCGGTAGCCAGAATTGAGTTCACTCGCCACAAAGAACGGTTAGCCAGCTTCAGACCTTCAAAGGCCTGGGGGCTTGTGACCTCATGCACCAGATGTCGATCAATATAAATGAGTGCTGTGCCATCCGCCTCTTCGCGGACTACATGGGAACGCCAGAGCTTTTCGTATAAGGTTATTGGTTTCATCATTTAATGCCTCGTTAAGACCTTAAATTATGACACAGCCAGAAAAGATCGAACAGAGCCTAGTCGGGGAGACTACCGGCAATGGGTGCAAAAGGAGGTCTTACATCAGCATTTTGCCCACGATGTCTTAGAGCATGATCCATCAAGACAATAGCTAGCATCGCCTCAGCAATGGGCGTTGCCCTGATCCCCACACAAGGATCATGACGGCCAGTGGTAGCCACCTCACGGCTCTCACCGGACACGTCAATACTTTGGCGCACGAGGCGGATACTAGAAGTTGGTTTAATCGCAATACTGGCCTCAATATCCTGACCTGTAGAGATACCCCCTAACACTCCCCCGGCATGATTACTCTTAAATCCTTCTGGAGTCATTTCATCACCATGTTCTGTCCCACGCTGACCAATACTTCTAAAGCCTGCCCCAATTTCAACCCCCTTGACGGCGTTGATACTCATCAACGCATAAGCAATATCCGCATCCAACCGATCATAAACAGGCTCGCCCCAGCCCACGGGCACCTGGGAGGCCACCACGTTAATGCGCGCACCAATAGAGTCCCCTGACTTTCTTAAGGCATCCATTTGCGACTCTAACTGTGGAACCATCGCCATATTGGCTGCAAAAAAAGGATTCTGATCAACCGCCTGCCAGTCTTGAAAAGGAATCACGGTAGAGCCCAGCTCTGCAAGGTATCCCTTGATGACCACACCATAACGCTCCAATAACCATTTTTTAGCAATGGCCCCAGCGGCCACTCGAACGGCCGTCTCACGGGCTGAGGAACGCCCCCCACCTCGATGATCGCGGATACCATATTTTTGTAAGTAAGTATAATCCGCATGACCCGGACGAAAAGCTCCTGCTATGTTGTTATAGTCTTGGCTTCGTTGATCAATATTGCGGATTAGGAGTGCAATGGGTGTACCGGTGGTTTTCCCCTCAAATACTCCTGATAGAATTTCCACCGCATCGGTTTCCCGTCGTTGGGTCACATGTCTTGAGGTACCAGGTTTTCGGCGATCGAGCTCTTGCTGAATATCTGCCTCACTGATCATTAAGCCCGGGGGACAGCCATCTACCACACAGCCAATGGCTGGGCCATGACTTTCGCCAAAAGATGTCACACAAAATAACCGACCAAGGGTGTTCCCTGACATGCAAAAGTACCTCGCCTAAAAAGATATAAGAGTTTAACATAGCATGTATTGGAGTCATAAAAAGCCACAAAAAAGACTCTTTTTCATACATGAGGACAATATGCTTGATGATTTAAGAAAAAACGCACTGGACTACCATCGCCTTCCCACCCCCGGTAAAATCGAAATAGCCGCTACAAAACCCATGACCACCCAAGCTGACCTAGCCCTAGCCTATAGCCCAGGGGTAGCTGCAGCTTGTGAGGCCATCGTGGAAGACCCCTCGCAGGTTCGTCATTTAACATCAAGAGCCAATCTCGTGGGAGTGGTCACCAATGGTACAGCAGTGCTGGGACTTGGTGCCATTGGCCCCCTTGCCGCAAAACCTGTCATGGAAGGCAAGGCTGTTCTATTTAAAAAATTTGCCGGCATTGATTGCTTTGATATTGAACTCAATGAAACCAATGTGGATAAGTTGGTTGATGCAATTGCCGCACTCGAACCCACTTTTGGCGGTATTAACTTAGAAGATATTAAAGCGCCAGAATGTTTTGAGGTTGAACGCAGACTGCGCGAGCGCATGAAAATCCCCGTTTTTCATGATGACCAACACGGTACTGCAATTATTGTCGGGGCCGCCGTCTTAAATGGTCTTGAAGTAGTGGGCAAAAAAATTAATGAAGTGAAGCTTGTCACCTCTGGCGCTGGGGCTGCTGCCTTATCTTGCCTTGACATGTTAGTGGCTTTGGGAATACCGCATCATAACATTTACGTAACCGACTTAGCTGGGGTGGTTTATACGGGACGCAAAGAATTGATGGATCCCAACAAAGAGCGCTATTGTCAGGACACCAGTGCGAGAACCCTCTCTGAAGTGATTGGTGGGGCTGATATCTTTTTAGGCCTGTCTGCAGGTGGAGTATTAAAACCTGAGATGGTTAAAGTGATGGCCAATAAACCATTAATTTTGGCTCTCGCCAACCCAGAACCAGAAATTCACCCTGATCAAGTCCGTGCAGTACGTGATGACGCTATTGTTGCCACAGGACGTTCTGATTATCCAAATCAAGTTAATAACGTATTATGTTTTCCCTTCATTTTCCGTGGGGCCTTAGATGTGGGGGCAACAACCATTAATGAACCCATGAAAATCGCTGCTGTTCAGGCTATAGCAAGCCTTGCCCGTGCAGAGCCCTCAGATATTGTGGCAGAGGCTTATGGTAATCAAAACTTAAGTTTTGGCCCAGAATATTTAATCCCTAAGCCTTTTGATCCACGTTTGATTATTAAAATTGCTTCAGCCGTGGCTCAAGCCGCCATGGAAAGCGGGGTAGCCACGAGCCCTATCACTGATATGGCCGCCTACCGTGAACGCTTAAATCAATTTGTGTATCACTCCAATCTGGTGATGCGCCCAGTGTTCGCTAAAGCCAAAACAGCTCCCAAAAGAATTGTTTTCTCTGAGGGGGAGGACGAGCGCATTCTGCAGGCTGTGCAAACCATCTGTGACGAGCGCTTAGCCCGACCCATTTTAGTGGGTCGCCCTGAAGTGATAAGTATGCGTATCAAACGTCTTGGTTTGCGTCTGACCGAAAACAAAGATTTTGAAATGGTTAATATCAATTCAGATCCTCGTTATCGTGAATATTGGCAGCTCTATCATCACATGATGGAACGTAAAGGTGTCACGCCTAACCTTGCTAAGCATGAGGTGTACCGTGAGCCCACTCTTACCTCAGCGTTAATGGTAAAAAGAGGTGAGGCTGATGGATTAATTTGTGGTTGTATTGGGCGCTATGCAGAGCACCTTTATTATGTTCAAAATGTATTAGGCTTAAAACAAGATGTCTCTACAGCAGCTGCAATGAATATGTTACTCAACCCCAAAGGCACATTCTTCGTTTGTGATACTTATGTTAATCCTAATCCAACTGCACACGAACTGGCTGATATTGTGAGCCTTGCTGCTGAAGAAGTACAACGTTTTGGTATTGTGCCCCGTGTTGCCATGCTATCGCATTCCTCCTATGGTAGTTATGACACAGACTCTGCAATAAAAATGCGTGAAGCGTTAGCGATCATTAGACAGCGTCTACCCAAGCTAGAAATTGATGGCGAAATGCATGCTGATGCTGCCATGTCAGATGAAATTCGTCATAATGTGATGCCTGGATCAAAACTCACTGGACGAGCTAATTTATTGGTCATGCCAACGCTCGATGCAGCCAATATCGCCTATAACCTGGTACGCGTCATTGGTGATAATGTGACGGTAGGTCCAATACTCTTAGGTATCAATGCTCCTGCACATATTCTCACTCCCACAGCAACAGTGCGTCGCATTATTAATATGACCGCCTTAGCTGTGGTTGACGCCCAATCGTCACGAACATAATGAATTACCGTCTACCCAAGCGTATTAGCACACAGGCCACTTTTGGTGTGTGTGCCCCGTCGGGTTTTATTACTAAAACCAATAAACTGGATTATGCGGAGCAATACTTAATCAATCGTGGATTCGGTGTTATTGAAGGGACTCATACAAGAGGACAAAGTGAGTATTTTTCAGGAACAGATAGAGAGCGCTTGGAGGATTTACATTCGTTAATCTGCAACAATAAAGTAGATGCCATAATGGCTGCACGCGGTGGCTATGGATTAACACGACTGTTAGAAAATATCGATTATGAGCTCATCGCTCAATCACAAAAACCTATTATTGGTTTTAGTGATATGACAGCACTCAATCTTGCATTACTCGCCAAAGCCCGCTTTATCAGTTTTCAAGGACCTATGCTAGTACCTGATATGGGGCATGACAATATCAGTCCTTATCTTGAATCCGTCTTCAAGTCTGTCTTAACTTCATCCCATTTCATGAGCGAGCGTTTCGCACTATTTGATAAAAACAGTGCTGAAGCTGATCATGAAAAAACACTCAAGTATCTCGATCGACCGTTACAGGGGTCTTTGTGGGGAGGCAACTTATCTATTCTCACTCATTTAACGGGCACGCCGTATCTGCCTGCTGTTGAAGGAGGAATTTTATTCATTGAAGAAGTCAATGAAGAACCCTATCAAATTGAACGTATGCTTATGCAACTCTATCATGCAGGGATTCTTCAAAAACAAAGCGCTCTATTACTATGTCAATTTAATCGTTGTGTAGCCACAGATCGCTCAGCCACCAATTATTCCCTTACTCAAGTCATTCATTATTTAAGGAACAAACTGTCTCTACCCATTATAGAAAACTTTCCATTTGGTCATGTGCGTGATAAATACACACTCCCCATAGGAGGTCTCGCAACGTTAACGGGCGTCGATGATAGGCATTACACCATTGAGATGTCTCAATACAACATATAATTGTTATACACTCTGTTTCATCGACTTCTCACCTGAGTGTATTAAAAATTCAAGTAGTCTCTCGGTTGCTGGAGTCACTGTTCGATGACGATTGAGTAAAATATAGAAAAAGCGTTGCAACGGGGGAAGATCTACATTTAATTCAACCAATTGACCTGAAAGGAGCCTATCCTCCACCACAAAACGCGACAAACACGCCACTCCCAGTCCTTCTACAGCCGCATGTTTAATTGCTTCATGGTCACTGAACTCAAGACTACTACGAATGGTTTGGAGATGAGGAAATAGATTTTGTTCAAGAATTTCACGGGTTCCAGATCCTTGTTCACGAATTAGCCAATTGGTATCAGTTAATCGTGAACGTGAAATTCTTTTACGTGTGTGAGTCCCTTTCATTATTGGATGCT
This sequence is a window from Ferrovum sp. JA12. Protein-coding genes within it:
- a CDS encoding phosphoribosylanthranilate isomerase; amino-acid sequence: MRIKICGITDVDQARAVAKAGADAIGLVFYEKSPRRVSRLTAQTIVDALPPFVSSVGLFVNHTTEQVWQILEQVSLDYLQFHGDESPAFCQQFKRPYIKAIRVKEDVDLVQYTVDFNTAKALLVDAYQEGVPGGTGRTFDWRLIPRELSKLIILSGGLTPENVGQAIKAVKPWAVDVSSGVEQSPGIKDINKCQAFIQGARNEAV
- the trpB gene encoding tryptophan synthase subunit beta; its protein translation is MKPYDMPSKDGHFGPYGGTFVSETLIAAIESLKKEYLFVRDDAAFQQELAYELKHYVGRPSPIYHAKRMSEHLGGAQIYLKREDLNHTGAHKINNTVGQAMLAKRMGKPRVIAETGAGQHGVATATVAARYGMECVVYMGAEDVKRQAQNVYRMKLLGAEVIPVTSGSRTLKDALNEAMRDWVTNVHNTFYIIGTVAGPHPYPMMARDFNAVVGRECLLQMPDMIGRQPDAVLACVGGGSNAMGIFYPYINETNVALIGVEAGGEGIESGRHSASLSAGTPGVLHGNRTYLLQDDNGQIVETHSISAGLDYPGVGPEHAWLKDSGRAQYVAVNDDEALQAFHDLCRMEGIIPALESSHALAHAMKIAPGMSRDKVLLVNLSGRGDKDMATVAERSGITL
- the leuD gene encoding 3-isopropylmalate dehydratase small subunit, with protein sequence MQAFTQVSGVVLPIDRSNVDTDAIIPKQFLKSIHRSGFGPHLFDAWRYLDEGQPGQDCSKRPLNPNFVMNQARYQGARILLARENFGCGSSREHAPWALSDYGIRALIAPSYADIFFNNCFKNGILPVVLKEEAVDQLFKAVLSTPNYQLTVDLNLQEVRTENGESFTFEVDEFRRFCLLNGFDDIGLTLRHADEIKAYEIERQQSEPWIFGVNR
- the truA gene encoding tRNA pseudouridine(38-40) synthase TruA, whose protein sequence is MRIALGIEYDGQQFCGWQKQPQRRAIQSTLDQAVSMIAGESVHTVCAGRTDTAVHALAQVVHFDTNAQRPEQAWVRGVNSHLPEDISVLWARVVDEGFHARFSALSRTYHYWLYPHSVRPAIAAHYVGWIHTPLNVDNMHRAMSYLQGEHDFSAFRSSECQAKTATRTMYEAYLVRHGVLIQLVFKANAFLHHMVRNLVGSLVDIGQGRHESEWMNTLIEQKNRTLAAPTFSPQGLYLSQIEYAEHWQLPQTQCRPYFFVNEP
- the leuB gene encoding 3-isopropylmalate dehydrogenase; protein product: MNIALLPGDGIGPEIMAEAEKVIDLFVAEGEPIKTQTALVGGAAVEVYDDPLPDDTLQLCLASSAVLFGAIGGPQYDTLPRPKRPERGLLRLRKAMDLFANLRPAKVYDALADSSTLKKEVVAGLDMMIVRELTGDIYFGEPRGIHTNEQGLRVGVNTMTYDENEIKRVAHWGFQAAQKRRGMLCSVDKMNVLECTQLWRDVVMEVAREYPDVTLTHMLVDNAAMQLIRRPQQFDVIVTGNLFGDILSDEASMLTGSIGLLPSASLNQSGQGLFEPIHGSAPDIAGQGIANPLAQILSLAMLFRYSLKREDLADRVEFAVEEVINQGMRTKDIAKAGERILSTSAMGDAVVAALKNNN
- the aroC gene encoding chorismate synthase — its product is MSGNTLGRLFCVTSFGESHGPAIGCVVDGCPPGLMISEADIQQELDRRKPGTSRHVTQRRETDAVEILSGVFEGKTTGTPIALLIRNIDQRSQDYNNIAGAFRPGHADYTYLQKYGIRDHRGGGRSSARETAVRVAAGAIAKKWLLERYGVVIKGYLAELGSTVIPFQDWQAVDQNPFFAANMAMVPQLESQMDALRKSGDSIGARINVVASQVPVGWGEPVYDRLDADIAYALMSINAVKGVEIGAGFRSIGQRGTEHGDEMTPEGFKSNHAGGVLGGISTGQDIEASIAIKPTSSIRLVRQSIDVSGESREVATTGRHDPCVGIRATPIAEAMLAIVLMDHALRHRGQNADVRPPFAPIAGSLPD
- the asd gene encoding aspartate-semialdehyde dehydrogenase, with protein sequence MLTVGFVGWRGMVGSVLLERMRQEKDFDHIEPVFFTTSQAGSLGPAVGEHSAKPLLDANNIEQLAQMDVLVSCQGGDFTEAIHTPLRKRGWQGYWIDAASTLRMNDHAVIILDPVNRSMIDEAMNKGIRDYIGGNCTVSLMLMALGGLFKANLVEWVSAMTYQAASGAGAQNMRELLSQMGVLHQSVAALLSDPSSAILDIDRSVTEALRSPQMPTENFRGVPLAGSLIPWIDKAVEYGQSKEEWKGGAECNKILGLPAYRHAGSIPVDGLCVRVGAMRCHSQALTIKLKKDVALQDIEQLIADANEWVRVIANDRELTEQQLTPTQVSGTLSVPVGRLHKLAMGAEYLGAFTVGDQLLWGAAEPLRRMLRIVVKQ
- the leuC gene encoding 3-isopropylmalate dehydratase large subunit, encoding MKPITLYEKLWRSHVVREEADGTALIYIDRHLVHEVTSPQAFEGLKLANRSLWRVNSILATADHNTPTTSDEVIADPISRLQVDTLDKNCAQHHITEFPMGDPRQGIVHVIGPEQGATLPGMTVVCGDSHTSTHGAFAALAMGIGTSEVEHVMATQTLITKRAKTMRVSVEGALGQGVTAKDMALAIIGHIGTAGGTGFAIEFAGSAIRSLSMEGRMTLCNMAIEAGARAGMVAVDETTLNYIKGRPFAPVGDLWQRAVSYWQTLVSDEEALFDKEVTLQAEHIEPLVTWGTSPEMVVSINATIPDPKDEKDPIRREGMERALRYMNLPAGQPITSISIDKVFIGSCTNSRIEDLRSAAQVLTGKKIASNIKLALVVPGSGLVKAQAEQEGLDVIFKEAGFEWRNPGCSMCLGMNDDRLSPGERCASTSNRNFEGRQGAGSRTHLVSPQMAAAAALAGHFADVRALIK